The genomic stretch GGTGTCTTCGCCTCTTTGGTCTTCCAGACTTCCTGCCCAACTAACAGGATCACCGGCATGGAAAGCATCTTGTCCCCCATCAGCGCCCCAGTACGCACCCGCTCAATGATCGAGTAGGCATACTCGATTCCGTAACCAAGAGCACCGATCGAGGGGTCGATCACGATCCGGTTAGGCTCCAGGTTCATCTCGGTGATCAGGATGTTGAGCTGCTTTGCCAGGTTAATGTCAAGCGGGCTGGAGGCGATTACCGCATGTCCGTTGGCGATACAGCCCGCAACGATCGACTTATAGTTCTCCTGAGTCGCGCAGCCAAGGAGGCAATTCCTGCCAGACAGGGCACTAGCCACTTCTGGAAGAACCGCGGCATCTTTTTCCTCCACGCCGCAGCCAAGCACAATGAGCGGCACCTCAACCGCTTCGGCCACCGCAGCCGCCACCCGTGCTGCCTCTTCCGGTGAAGCATTTTCCCCGTCCGGGTGGGTGCGCGTCAACCGCAGCGCCACAAGATCAGCCCCGTAATCCTGGCACCTTTTCGCCCAGGCTACCGGGTCGCTCAGAACCCCTTCGTAAGCCCCGGTCAGAAACTCCGGCCATTCCTGGGGCGGTGCATCGAAAACCTCGAGTGCCACCACCGGAGGGTTCGGGATTTCCCCTTCGAAGTGGAGGAAGGGCAGTGTCGCGTCGCCCCCCACTTTGACCTGCCTCGGGCCGGTGCCGAGAACCGTCTCAAGACACCTGCTGGCCCACCGTTCTTTGGCGATTGCCACCGTCATCGTTACCCCAACCTTCCTACAAAATTTTTGTTTGCGATAGAATCTCACCGACCGCTACCACCGCCGGCGAATCGTCCGGCAGGGAAACAAGTGGCCGGGAGTGAAGATCGTATTCGGTCACCGCCGGATCCGCAGGAATCAACCCCGCATATTCAAGGCCGGTAGCTTCAATTTCCGGCCACAACACATTTATATCGGCGGGCTGTCCCCGGTTGATGACCAAGTATTTTTTCTTGACCCCCAGCTTCAAACTATCGGCCAACTCCCGGATGCGCCCGGCCGAACGGACCCCCCTAACCGTCGCATCGGAAAGGATAAAAAGAACATCCACGTTTTGGGTGGTCCGGCGGCTTAAGTGCTCAAGCCCCGCCTCGTTATCCATCACCACATAACGGTAGTTTGCCGCCAAATCTTTGAGGAAGCCGCGCAAGAGATTATTCACGTAACAGTAACAGCCGGGTCCCTCCGGCCCCCCCATTACCAGTACATCTACGTCTTTCCCTTCGGCTAAGGACTGGTGAATCCGGTAAGCAACGTACCTGTCCTTGGTCATCCCCGCCGGGATGCTCTCGCGGTCCTCCGATACCGCCCGCATAATATCGGCAATTGAATCGGGCGCTTCAATTCCCAGTGCCTGCGATAGATTCGCATTGGCGTCTGCATCCACGGCCAAAATGGGCCGCTTGCCCGCTTTGAGTAGGTGCTTGATCACCAGCGCCACGAAGGTGGTCTTCCCCGTGCCTCCCTTACCTGCTACCGCAATAAACATCAATCACGTTCCTTTCCTAGCGACGGAAAAAGGCTTAAATCGGTGTGCGGCAGGAAGAGCGCCGACATAAACTCTTCCATGAAGCGATTGCCGACGCTGAGTTCCACGTAAGTGACCCGCCGGGCAATTGCCTTCATTTCTTCCCAAACCGCCTGCGAGAGAAGCGCCAGACGCGCTCCCTTAAGGGAACTGTTGCCAATATAAGTATAACGCTCGAGTGGTAGATCGGGAAGCATCCCAATCGCGATTGCGTCCCGGATATTCAAGAATCTCCCGAATCCACCCGCGATAAAAACCTTTTCCACCGCCTCGAGCGGCAGCCCCACATTCGCCAAGAGAGTCCTGATCCCGGCAAAAACGGCCGCTTTTGCCCGCATCAGGTTCTGGATGTCGGCCTGCGTGACGAAAATTTCTCTACCGGTACCCGTCTCATTTTCCCACGCCAGCACAAACTCCAGACCTTCGCTGCCTTCCCGGACCCGCGGCGACTCCTGATCCGGCACAAACCGGCCGCCCCGGTCTATGACACCGGCCTGGTGGAGGGAAGCCAGCAGATCGATTAACCCGGAACCGCAGATACCGAGCGGTTTCTCTCCCCCAACGGTTCGGTAAATCACCTCAAAGCCACCCGGGAGAACCCGCACCGCTTCGATCGCGCCGGACACCGCCCGCATCCCGCAGGTAATCCCGCTTCCTTCGAAAGCCGGTCCCGCCGAGCAGGCACAGGCCATAAGCCACTCCTGATTTCCTAGGACCATCTCCCCGTTGGTGCCAATATCAAGGAAGAGGCTGAGCGGTTCCGCCGCCGCGATACCGGAAACCTTGATCCCCGCCGTTATATCGCCGCCGACATAGCTCGCAACTCCCGGAAGGCAGTAAACCCACGCCTCCGGGTGCGCAGCAAGACCCAGTTCGGCAGCTCTGACCGGGGGCGGCATGTTGACCGCCGGGATGTAAGGTTCGAGGCGGATGTAGGTCGGATCTATCCCGAGGAAAAGGTGCACCATCGTCGTGTTCCCGGCACAAACCACCGCCCGGACATCCTCCGGGTTCAAACCGCGAAGACGCAGCAATTCGCCAACCAGCCCGTTTACCGTCTCCGTTACCGCCTCCCGGAGCGCCGCCTGGCCGCCGGCAGTTTCGGTGGCGTAGATGATCCGCGAAATCACGTCGTCCCCAAAAGCCGCCTGGCGGTTATATGTTCCCGCCGTTGCGACCACGTTTCCGGTGGCAAGGTCTACCAGCTCTGCCGCCACCGTAGTCGTCCCGATGTCTACGGCAAGACCAAAGGGCCCCTTCAGGTCGCCACTGGCAGGGATAACCCCCTGAATCTCCGTTGCGCCCTCGACCGCCGCCAACTCAACGGCCACCTGCCAGTTCGCCTCCCGTAGCACCCGCGGGAGGCTGCGCAGCAGCGCGTAACCCGCCCAAAACGGCGCCCTTTCCCCGTGTTGCTGGAGGGTCCAGGTCAGCCGTCCGTAATCGTCCGTGTTGTCGCTCAGCGTCGGCGGCGCCAGCGTGACGAGACGGCGCCCGAAAAGCGGCCGCAGGGAGGTCTCTGCCGTTTCAATAGCCGTCAGAACCCCTGACTCGCGCTCCTCAAGGAGCACGCGGTGCTCCGTAAGCCTTGATTCCTCGGGAACGTAAACGGTAACCTCATCCTCCGGGACCGCGAGGCAGGCGAGAACCCAGCCCGCCGCCGCCTCCTCCGGAGTAATCCTGCCCTGGCCGGAAAGGCTTACCCTACCACTTTTAACCTGGACACGGCAGCGGCCGCAGACCCCTTTGGCGCCACACGCGCCGCGTAGCGTGATCCCCGCCTTGGTTGCTGCCTGGAGAAGCGTCTGGCCTGGCTCTACCGTAACCGAAAGCTTATCCGGGAGAAAGAGAACCGTCTTTCCCGGCATGACGGCCCCCTTAAGCCCAGAACTGTTTTAAAAACGCTGGAATGCCGGCCGACTCGCGGGGACCCACCAGAACCTCCCATCCCGAGAGCTCCTGGAGCTTGCCGCTCAAAACCGCCACGCCGCCGGGGATGATAACCTTCCGGTGCCCCACCCGGTCGGCAATCCCGCTCTCATTCAGTGCCGCCGCGATCTTCTCCGGAGTAAATTTCCCCGCCGCCCAGGCGGTCAAGACCGAAGTTCCGTCCGTATCGACGGTGAGGATGTATCCTGGCACCCGGGAGGCCTCCACGTCGCCCGCTACGCAGAAATAGGTAAGTGAGAAGTTGGTAGTGACGAAGACGGGAGACTGCGGCGTGACGGCACCGATTTCGTAAATCTTCGGCTCCACCGCGATCGGCTTCTGCGGATCGGTATAGATATTTAGGCGCAGCGTAATAAGCGGTAGGATTTCCGCCGGGTCAACGGTATCAAGCACAATAATCCCCGCGTACTTAGCCAGTGGCACCGCCGCCTCCAAAACCCGCCGGACCGGGTCCGGATCAATAGCAAAGACAATGCTCGGGTAACCAAAAGGCCGGAAGCGTTTGAGGGCCTGCCGCCGGAGCTGCGTCTGGTCGGCAAGAACCTGGTTCACCTCACGGGCGCCCGTATCAAGCACGAGCTCTTTCGCGCCCATGGCCACAACCTTGTTTACTAGGTCGGCCAGGTCTGATAGGTTCTCTCCCCTTACCGCCAAGGGCACACCATGCTGCTTGGCAAGGGCGGCCATTTTCTCGTAGTTCGCCGCCGTGGCCGCATAAACGAGCGGCCGTTGCGCCGCCACCTCACCGAGCGCCGCCGCAACCGCATCGGGGTTCTCGCTGCCCAGGATTATCCCGAGGTTTGTCTTCTCCTTCACGGCCTTTACAGCCGCCGCAAAGGTTGCCGGCTCTCCCGATCTATTTTCGACAAAAACTAAGTCCACGCAGTGCATCTGGCCCACCCGGTCAAAGCAGAGGCGGTTAATCGCTTCCACCCGGGAAGCAAGCTCCTCCGGCGGCAGGTTATCCGCTACCGTGATGGCAATACCCGCAGGGTG from Thermodesulfitimonas autotrophica encodes the following:
- a CDS encoding acetyl-CoA decarbonylase/synthase complex subunit delta codes for the protein MTVAIAKERWASRCLETVLGTGPRQVKVGGDATLPFLHFEGEIPNPPVVALEVFDAPPQEWPEFLTGAYEGVLSDPVAWAKRCQDYGADLVALRLTRTHPDGENASPEEAARVAAAVAEAVEVPLIVLGCGVEEKDAAVLPEVASALSGRNCLLGCATQENYKSIVAGCIANGHAVIASSPLDINLAKQLNILITEMNLEPNRIVIDPSIGALGYGIEYAYSIIERVRTGALMGDKMLSMPVILLVGQEVWKTKEAKTPDTAEWGEHKKRAILWEVTTAVSLIHAGGHIAVVRHPESLQYIKEHIAKMMQPQKY
- a CDS encoding AAA family ATPase, whose product is MFIAVAGKGGTGKTTFVALVIKHLLKAGKRPILAVDADANANLSQALGIEAPDSIADIMRAVSEDRESIPAGMTKDRYVAYRIHQSLAEGKDVDVLVMGGPEGPGCYCYVNNLLRGFLKDLAANYRYVVMDNEAGLEHLSRRTTQNVDVLFILSDATVRGVRSAGRIRELADSLKLGVKKKYLVINRGQPADINVLWPEIEATGLEYAGLIPADPAVTEYDLHSRPLVSLPDDSPAVVAVGEILSQTKIL
- a CDS encoding ASKHA domain-containing protein, whose amino-acid sequence is MPGKTVLFLPDKLSVTVEPGQTLLQAATKAGITLRGACGAKGVCGRCRVQVKSGRVSLSGQGRITPEEAAAGWVLACLAVPEDEVTVYVPEESRLTEHRVLLEERESGVLTAIETAETSLRPLFGRRLVTLAPPTLSDNTDDYGRLTWTLQQHGERAPFWAGYALLRSLPRVLREANWQVAVELAAVEGATEIQGVIPASGDLKGPFGLAVDIGTTTVAAELVDLATGNVVATAGTYNRQAAFGDDVISRIIYATETAGGQAALREAVTETVNGLVGELLRLRGLNPEDVRAVVCAGNTTMVHLFLGIDPTYIRLEPYIPAVNMPPPVRAAELGLAAHPEAWVYCLPGVASYVGGDITAGIKVSGIAAAEPLSLFLDIGTNGEMVLGNQEWLMACACSAGPAFEGSGITCGMRAVSGAIEAVRVLPGGFEVIYRTVGGEKPLGICGSGLIDLLASLHQAGVIDRGGRFVPDQESPRVREGSEGLEFVLAWENETGTGREIFVTQADIQNLMRAKAAVFAGIRTLLANVGLPLEAVEKVFIAGGFGRFLNIRDAIAIGMLPDLPLERYTYIGNSSLKGARLALLSQAVWEEMKAIARRVTYVELSVGNRFMEEFMSALFLPHTDLSLFPSLGKERD
- the acsC gene encoding acetyl-CoA decarbonylase/synthase complex subunit gamma, translated to MALTGLEIYKLLPKTNCKECGQPTCLAFAMQLAAGKTSLEKCPHVSEQAKEALGAASAPPIALVKIGSGERVLAIGNETVLFRHDKRFEHPAGIAITVADNLPPEELASRVEAINRLCFDRVGQMHCVDLVFVENRSGEPATFAAAVKAVKEKTNLGIILGSENPDAVAAALGEVAAQRPLVYAATAANYEKMAALAKQHGVPLAVRGENLSDLADLVNKVVAMGAKELVLDTGAREVNQVLADQTQLRRQALKRFRPFGYPSIVFAIDPDPVRRVLEAAVPLAKYAGIIVLDTVDPAEILPLITLRLNIYTDPQKPIAVEPKIYEIGAVTPQSPVFVTTNFSLTYFCVAGDVEASRVPGYILTVDTDGTSVLTAWAAGKFTPEKIAAALNESGIADRVGHRKVIIPGGVAVLSGKLQELSGWEVLVGPRESAGIPAFLKQFWA